The Streptomyces cyanogenus DNA segment TCGTCCAGCGCGTCGAGCCGTTCCAGATCGGCGGCCGAGACCAACGCGACCAGCGGCTTGCCGTGCCGGGTCACGACGACGCGCTCACCGCCGTACACGACGCGGTTGATCAGGTCGGCGAGTTCAGCCCTGGCTTGCGTCACCGGAATCTCGTAGGCCATACCCCCATTCTAACGTCACGTACGTCCTGTACATTTTTTACAGAAGTCGAGCCCTCCGGGGCTTCGTCATGAGGAGGGGTATGTCCATGCACCGACCGGCCGCCCGACACGTGCTGCCCGAGTTCAGCGAGCGCACCGGGAACGCCGTCCGCACACTCGACCCGTACGCGAAGCTCTTCGAGGACCGGATCGTCTTCCTCGGCACACCGGTCGACAACGCGGCGGCGAGCGATGTCACCGCGCAGCTGATGTACCTGGAACACGCGGCGCCGGACCGGGACATCACGCTGTACGTGAACTCGCCGGGCGGCTCCTTCGACGCCATGGCGGCGATCTACGACACCATGCAGTACGTCAGCTGCGACGTGGTGACCTACTGCCTGGGCCAGGCCGGCGCCTCCGCCGCGGTGCTGCTCGCGGCCGGCGCCCCGGGCAAGCGGTTCGCGCTGCCCGGCGCCCGCATGGTGATCGAGCAGCCCGCGCTGCCCGAACCGGTGCGCGGCCAGCCCAGCGACCTGCTCATCCAGGCCGAGGAGTTGCTCCGGACCCGGGCGACGCTGGAGCGGATGCTCGTCCGGCACACGGGGCGCACGCCCGAACAGGTCCACGCGGACCTCGAGCGTGACCTGGTCCTGGACGCCGCCGGGGCCGTCGCCTACGGTCTGGTGGACGGCATCGTGCCCGGCCGCCGGGACACGCCCGGCGCACCGGACGCGAGGTGAGCCGCCCATGCTGCCGGACCTTCCGCCGCTGCCCGCGCTGACCCGTGCCGAGGGCGAGTTGATCGACCGTTACCTGGAGGCGGTGGACCTGCTGGGCCGTATCAATCCGGCCCGGTCCGGGGACACCTACCACGGGCTCCGCGCGGCCCAGGCCCTGGTGCGCAAGGCGGCAGAGCTGCGGGACGCGCTCGCGCTGATGCACCAGCGGGGCGAGGCGGAGCTGCACGGGGACACGCTGGCACGGGCGTTGCGGGTGCTGGACGGTGAGCGCCGGGTCGCTCGCGTCGCGCTCCCGCCGGACGGCGTCTGCTGAGGCGGACGCCGGTCGGGGCCCGCCGGGTACCCGGCGTCGACACGCGCCGCTCGGACGGCACGCCAAACGCCCCGAACGACGTACCGCCGACCGGGTAGTTGCAGATCGTTTTCCGGGCCTCCCGAGTTGCACGGCGCGCGGGTCCATGGGCCGCCGGAAAGGTGCTTCGCCCCAGGTCGGGGGGTACGTCCGGAAGTTGACGGAGGCTCGAACGGAGCAGTGTCCACCCGAACGGGTGAGTGGTGAGTAACACCACAAATCCCCGATTCCATTGGGATTTTCGGACAGTCGTGAGTCAAGATCCCTGTCTGACGACAAGCCCCCGCCACCGCGGCGGGGCGGTCCGGGCGGACGCCGAGTCCTGCCGCCGCCCGGATGACCGGTCGACAGGAGTGGATCGGCAGGAGTGGAGGACCCAAGCAAGACGGGTCGCCGGACCGGATGTGCGTCTGTTCGACACGGACGGGCGTCAGGCTCCGAGCAACCCTTGGGGTGAAGCCGCGGCAACGCGGCCGGGCAACTTCGCCAGCCCGAATCCGACAGGTCATCCTTCACAGGCGGCTGACGAAGGGTTGCGCATGACTGCGCTCAATCGTGTCCCGTCGCTGATGGCCCGGGCCGGCACGGCCTCGGCCCTCACCCTTGCCGCCGTGGGCGGCTCGATCGCGGTGCCCGGTCTCGCCACCGACGCCTCCGCCGCGACCACGGCGACGAAAGCACTCCAGATCGCTGCCTCCAAGAAGGGCGCCCCGTACGCCTGGGGAGCCACCGGACCGCGCAGGTTCGACTGCTCGGGGCTGACGCTCTACTCGTACAAGAAGGCCGGCAAGAAGCTGCCGCGCACCGCCGCCCAGCAGTACAACAAGTCGCACCACATCTCCGCCCGCAACCGCAAGGCGGGCGACCTGGTCTTCTTCCACTCGGGTTCCAGCGTCTACCACGTCGGCATCTACGCCGGCCACGGCAAGATCTGGCACGCCCCGAAGACCGGGGACGTGGTGAAGCTCCAGAAGATCTGGACGAAGAGCGTCTGGTACGGCCGGGTCAGCTGACCTGCCGTCAGGCCAGGAGCGGCTCCAGCAGCAGGGCCGCTCCCAGGGCCGTCAGCGCCGCCCCGGTGCCCGCCTGAAGCCCTCGGGCGGCCCGGGGCCGGCGCAGCCACCTGCCGAGCCGCTCCACCAGCAGGGCGACCAGCTGGAACCAGACCAGTGCCAGCGTGCACACGATCAGCGCGAGCAGCAGGGTCCGGGGCAGGGCGGGGCTGCCCGCGGGCACGAACTGGGGCAGCAGGCTCAGGAAGGTCAGCGAGGCCTTCGGATTGAGCACGTTGGTGACGAACCCCTGCCGGAGCGGGTGGGCGGTTCCGGCCGCGGTCTCCTCGGGGGCCGCGGCGGGCCGCCGCAGGGCCCGCAGGGCGCGCACTCCGAGGTGCAGCACATAGGCGCCGCCGAGCAGTTGCAGCGCCCGGAACAGCGTGGGTACGGCGACCAGGACGGCGGCGACGCCGGCCACCGCCAGCGTGGTGTGCACCAGGAGCCCGCCGGCGATGCCGAGCCCGCAGACCACCCCGGCCCGGCGCGAGACGAGCGCGTTGCGTACGACCACGGCGAAGTCCGCGCCCGGCATGGCGACCAGGCCCGCGGCGATGCCGGTGAAGGCGATGAGCTGTCCGTCCATGCCGCCCAGCCTGCCCCGCGCGAGCCTTCAGCAGGTATGTCGACTTCACTGGGCAGGCCTTAAGCAATGCTTTAGCCTGGCGGCATGTACGACCCGACGCGCCTGGCCGCGCTGGTGGCGGTCGCGGAGGCCGGCTCGATCACCCGGGCCGCCGACCGGCTCGGCTACACGCCGCCCGCCCTCTCCCAGCAGCTGGCCAAGCTGGAGCGGGAGGCGGGCACGGCACTGCTGGTGCGCCACCATCGCGGGGCCCGGCTGACCGAGGCGGGCGAGGTGCTGGTGGCACACGCCCGGTGTGTGCTCGACGAGCTGGAGCGGGCCCGGCACGCACTGGCGCGGCTGACCGGGCTCACCGGCGGCGCGCTGCGGCTCGGCACCTTCCCGACCGCCGGGGTGCATCTGCTGCCGCCGGCGCTGAGCGCGTTCCGGCGGGCGCATCCCGACGTACGCCTCTCGGTCGCGGACTACGACCCCCCGGCCGGGGTCACGGCGGTGGCCGCCGGCGAGGTGGACCTCGCGCTCACCCACACGTACCACCCGGCCGAACCCGTCCCGGTGCCGGCGGCGGTGCGGCTGGAGCCGGTGCTGGTGGAGGAGCTGGTGCTGGTGACCGCTCCGGGGCACGCGCTCGGCAGTGCCGCGTCCCGGCTGCCGCTGGCGGAGCTGGCCGGCCAGCCGCTGATCAGCATGGCGCCGCACCACCAGGCCCGGCGGGAGATCGAGGCGCTGCTCGCCGAGGTGGGCGCCACGCCGGCGCTGCTGGTGCCGACGCCCGGGTACGCCGTGGTGTGCGCGCTGGTCAGTGCCGGGCTCGGGGTGGCCGTCGTACCGGAGATGGTGGCGCGGACCGCGACCACGCCGGTGGGGATGCGGCCCCTGGAGGGCGGCCGGCTGCGGCGCACGATCTCGGTGGCGTACCGCGCAGAGGAGACGAATCCGGCCGCGGACGCCTTTCGCGCGCTGCTGCGGGGGGCGTTCGGGCGGGCGGGGAGAAGCACGGGCGGCTGAGTGCGCCGGTCGGCGGCCACAGGTTCCCGATGTGGGCCGACGCCTCGGGGAAACTGCCGTGCGTCACCTGTCCCATGGGGGCCCGGGGCACCGGCGTGGCTCCGTCCGGAGGGCTACTCCGGGCGGCCCGCCGGGACCGGTGCGGCCGGGAGGCTCCAGGGGAGTTCGATGGAGACGGTCTTGCCGCCCTCGCGGGTGGGGCGGATACGGAGTCTGCCGCCGCACTCGGCGGTGAGCCAGCGGATGATGACCAGGCCGCGCCCGTTGTCCTGCTGGACGGCGGCGGGCAGTCTCTTCGGGAAGCGGGGATGGCTGTCCGTGACGCCGATGCGCAGGTGTTCGTCATGGTGCAGCGCGACATCGACCGTGAAGGTGGGTGACTGGCCGAAGGTGTGCTGTACGGCGTTCGTGGCGAGTTCGGAGACGATGAGCCGGACGGTGTCGGCCGTCTCGGTGTCGGACGGCAGGCCCCACTCCGCGAGGGTGCCCACGACGTAGGCGCGGGCGGCGGAGACCGAGGCGGGATCGCTCGGCAGAGTGACGGATGCTTCCAGATGGTCTGCCATGGCGACGTCGTCCCTTTCCCACGGGACCGCGGTCCGACAGACGGCGGAGGGTTCGAGTACGGTCCCGGACTGGTGCTTGTTCGCCAGCGTGCCATCAACGGGCCGCCACGGGGTGCGATCCACCAAGATATGCATATATCTGTCGCCCGAAGCGGTGAACTCTACGACGCGAGAGCGTATTCGGGCGGCCCGGAAGGAGTAAGGAGAAGCCCATGCAGAACGGTCCGGCGGTGCGGCGCCGCAAACTGGGCGCCGAACTGCGCACGCTGCGTACCGGCGCTGGGCTCACGAGCGGTGACGCGGCCCGGCTGGTCGGCTGGCACCAGTCGAAGGTGAGCCGTATCGAGACCGGCGCCAGCGGCGTGAAACCGGCCGATCTGCGGTTACTGCTGGACGCCTACGGGGTGCGGGACAGACATCTGCGCGAGTTGCTGCTGATGCTGGCGGGGTCGGAGGACGCGGGCGGCCGGCACCGCTGGTGGCACGCCTACCGCGGGGTGCTGCCGCCCACGTACCGCGATTTCATCAGCCTGGAGTCGCAGGCCAGCGTCATGCGCACCCTGGAGACGACGGTCGTGCCCGGGCTGCTGCAGACCGCCGAGTACGCCCGCGCGGTGACCCGGGCGGCCGTGAAGGACCTGGACGAGGAGCGCCTGGACGCGCTGGTGGAGGTCCGTCTGGCCAGGCAGGACGTACTCCGTTCGAACCCGCCGCTGGTGCTGAGCGCCGTACTGGACGAGGCGGTGCTGCGCCGCGAGGTGGGCGGTCCGGGGGTGATGAACCGGCAGCTGGAGCGGCTGATGGAGGCGGCGCGCCTGCCCCAGGTACGGCTGCAGGTCCTGCCGTTCGCCGCGGGAGCGCATGTCGGCCTCACCGGGCCTTTCGTTATCTTCTCATTTCCGAGCACTTCTGATCTGGATGTGGTTGTTCTCGACCAGTTGACGAGTAGCCTCTACCTGGAACGGAAAGAAGACCTGATGGCCTACTCCGAGGCCTTCAACGCCCTTCAGTTCCACGCCCTTTCCCCCGAGGAATCGTTGGACTACATCGCCGGGATAGGTGACGGCGCGTAAGGAGGCACCATGTCAGCCCTGCCTCGGAACGTCCCTGCCAGTACCGACCTGCACGACGTGCGCTGGCTGCGCAGCAGCTACAGCACCGGAGCCAACAACTGCGTGGAGACGGCACGGCCGCGCTCCGGCCCTGGGGCCGGACTGCTCGCCGTGCGCGACTCGAAGCAGCCGTCCGGGCCCGCCCTGCTCTTCTCCCTCGCGAGCTGGACGGGCTTCCTGACCGCACTCTGATCAAAATCGATCAGTACCTGACCGCATGCGGGCGACACGCGGCCGTGTCACGCCGACTCATGGTCGCGTTTCGCCGATGACTCGTACAGCGCGTTCGATCTCCGCCCCGGACAGGTCCGCGCGGGCGGTCAGCCGCAGCCGGGAGATGCCGTCGGGCACGGAGGGAGGGCGGAAACAGCCCACGGCCAGTCCCGCCGTACGGCAGTCGGCCGCCCAGCGCACCGCCTGCTCCGGGGACGGAGCCCGCACGGAGACCACCGCGGCGTCCGGACGCACCGCCTCCAGACCCGCGGCGGTCAGCCGCCCGTGCAGTTCCGCGGCCACCTCCCGGGCCCGCGCCGCCCGGCCGGGCTCGCGCTCCAGCAGCCGCAGCGCCGCCAGCGCGGCACCGGCCGCCGCCGGCGCCAGCCCCGTGTCGAAGATGAACGTCCGGGCCGCGTTGACCAGGTGGTCGATCACCCGGGCCGGGCCCAGCACCACACCGCCCTGACTGCCCAGCGACTTGGACAGGGTGGCCGTGACGACCACGTCCTCGGCGCCCGCCAGCCCGGCCTCGTACGGCGCGCCCCGGCCGCCGTCACCCAGTACGCCCAGTCCGTGCGCGTCGTCCACGACCAGTCCCGCACCGTGCTCCCGGCAGGCCGCGGCCACCTCGGCCAGCGGGGCCTTGTCGCCGTCGACGGAGAACACCGTGTCGGACACGGCGATCGCCGGGCCCTCGTGCGCGGCCAGGGCCTTGCGCACGGCCTCCGGATCGGCGTGCCCGACGACCTGCCGCTCGCCACGGGCGAGCCGGCAGCCGTCGATGAGGGAGGCGTGGTTGCCCGCGTCGGAGACGATGAGCGAGCCGTGCGGGCCGAGCGCGGTGACCGCGGCCAGGTTGGCGGCGTACCCGGAGGAGAACACCAGGGCCGCCTCGAACCCGCAGAAGTCCGCGAGCGCGCGCTCCAGCTCCGTGTGCAGCCCGGTGGTGCCGGTGACCAGCCGGGAACCGGTGGCGCCGCCGCCCCAGGTCCGGGCGGCCGCGGCCGCGCCCTCGGTGACCTCGGGGTGGCGGGCCAGGCCCAGGTAGTCGTTGCTCGCCAGGTCCAGCAGCGGCGAGTCGGCGGGGCGCGGGCGCAGGGTGCGCACGAGTCCGGCGCGGCGGCGCGCCTCGGCCTGCTGGTCGATCCAGCCGAACGCCATGGGTCCTCCGGTGCTTTTGTAGGTAGCGGACAGACCCTAGCGGTACGTCCGGCCGCCCACCGTGTGGCAATACCCACACGGTGATCCGGCTCTGTTGTGCGAAGTCTCCTTGGCCAGGGGCGGTCCCGTAGGACAGGATCGGGCCTCATGGACCTGCTGAACACGCTGGTGGACAAGGGGCTTCGGCGCGAGCTGCCGACCCGCGAGGAAGCGCTCGCCGTGCTGGCCACCTCCGATGACGACCTGCTCGACGTGGTGGCCGCGGCCGGCAAGGTGCGCCGGCACTGGTTCGGGCGCCGGGTGAAACTCAACTATCTGGTCAACCTCAAGTCGGGCCTGTGTCCCGAGGACTGCTCGTACTGCTCCCAGCGGCTCGGCTCCAAGGCCGACATCCTGAAGTACACCTGGCTCAAGCCGGACGAGGCCTCCCAGGCCGCCGCCGCGGGTCTCGCGGGCGGCGCCAAGCGGGTCTGCCTGGTGGCCAGCGGGCGCGGCCCGACGGACCGGGACGTGGACCGGGTCTCGCAGACCATCAAGGCCATCAAGGAGCAGAACGAGGGCGTCGAGGTGTGCGCCTGCCTCGGCCTGCTCTCCGACGGCCAGGCCGAACGGCTGCGCGAGGCCGGCGCGGACGCCTACAACCACAACCTCAACACGTCCGAGGGGACGTACGGGGACATCACGACCACCCACACGTACGCCGACCGGGTGGAAACGGTGCAGAAGGCGCACGCGGCCGGCCTGTCCGCCTGTTCGGGTCTGATCGCGGGCATGGGCGAGACCGACGAGGACCTTGTCGACGTGGTGTTCTCGCTGCGGGAGCTGGACCCGGACTCGGTGCCGGTGAACTTCCTGATCCCGTTCGAGGGCACCCCGCTGGCCAAGGAGTGGAACCTCACCCCGCAGCGCTGCCTGCGGATCCTGGCGATGGTCCGGTTCGTCTGCCCGGACGTGGAGGTCCGCATCGCGGGCGGCCGTGAGGTCCACCTGCGCACGATGCAGCCGCTGGCGCTGCACCTGGCCAACTCCATCTTCCTCGGCGACTACCTGACCAGCGAGGGCCAGGCCGGCAAGGCCGACCTGGACATGATCGCGGACGCCGGCTTCGAGGTGGAGGGCGCCGGCGAGGTGACGCTGC contains these protein-coding regions:
- a CDS encoding type II toxin-antitoxin system Phd/YefM family antitoxin yields the protein MAYEIPVTQARAELADLINRVVYGGERVVVTRHGKPLVALVSAADLERLDALDEPADEQIISSVSRVREAGSVPRDQQRFGIAAEHRRPGAS
- a CDS encoding ATP-dependent Clp protease proteolytic subunit encodes the protein MHRPAARHVLPEFSERTGNAVRTLDPYAKLFEDRIVFLGTPVDNAAASDVTAQLMYLEHAAPDRDITLYVNSPGGSFDAMAAIYDTMQYVSCDVVTYCLGQAGASAAVLLAAGAPGKRFALPGARMVIEQPALPEPVRGQPSDLLIQAEELLRTRATLERMLVRHTGRTPEQVHADLERDLVLDAAGAVAYGLVDGIVPGRRDTPGAPDAR
- a CDS encoding C40 family peptidase, whose product is MTALNRVPSLMARAGTASALTLAAVGGSIAVPGLATDASAATTATKALQIAASKKGAPYAWGATGPRRFDCSGLTLYSYKKAGKKLPRTAAQQYNKSHHISARNRKAGDLVFFHSGSSVYHVGIYAGHGKIWHAPKTGDVVKLQKIWTKSVWYGRVS
- a CDS encoding LysE family translocator yields the protein MDGQLIAFTGIAAGLVAMPGADFAVVVRNALVSRRAGVVCGLGIAGGLLVHTTLAVAGVAAVLVAVPTLFRALQLLGGAYVLHLGVRALRALRRPAAAPEETAAGTAHPLRQGFVTNVLNPKASLTFLSLLPQFVPAGSPALPRTLLLALIVCTLALVWFQLVALLVERLGRWLRRPRAARGLQAGTGAALTALGAALLLEPLLA
- a CDS encoding LysR family transcriptional regulator, producing MYDPTRLAALVAVAEAGSITRAADRLGYTPPALSQQLAKLEREAGTALLVRHHRGARLTEAGEVLVAHARCVLDELERARHALARLTGLTGGALRLGTFPTAGVHLLPPALSAFRRAHPDVRLSVADYDPPAGVTAVAAGEVDLALTHTYHPAEPVPVPAAVRLEPVLVEELVLVTAPGHALGSAASRLPLAELAGQPLISMAPHHQARREIEALLAEVGATPALLVPTPGYAVVCALVSAGLGVAVVPEMVARTATTPVGMRPLEGGRLRRTISVAYRAEETNPAADAFRALLRGAFGRAGRSTGG
- a CDS encoding ATP-binding protein; the protein is MADHLEASVTLPSDPASVSAARAYVVGTLAEWGLPSDTETADTVRLIVSELATNAVQHTFGQSPTFTVDVALHHDEHLRIGVTDSHPRFPKRLPAAVQQDNGRGLVIIRWLTAECGGRLRIRPTREGGKTVSIELPWSLPAAPVPAGRPE
- a CDS encoding helix-turn-helix domain-containing protein, encoding MQNGPAVRRRKLGAELRTLRTGAGLTSGDAARLVGWHQSKVSRIETGASGVKPADLRLLLDAYGVRDRHLRELLLMLAGSEDAGGRHRWWHAYRGVLPPTYRDFISLESQASVMRTLETTVVPGLLQTAEYARAVTRAAVKDLDEERLDALVEVRLARQDVLRSNPPLVLSAVLDEAVLRREVGGPGVMNRQLERLMEAARLPQVRLQVLPFAAGAHVGLTGPFVIFSFPSTSDLDVVVLDQLTSSLYLERKEDLMAYSEAFNALQFHALSPEESLDYIAGIGDGA
- a CDS encoding DUF397 domain-containing protein, producing the protein MSALPRNVPASTDLHDVRWLRSSYSTGANNCVETARPRSGPGAGLLAVRDSKQPSGPALLFSLASWTGFLTAL
- a CDS encoding 8-amino-7-oxononanoate synthase, which gives rise to MAFGWIDQQAEARRRAGLVRTLRPRPADSPLLDLASNDYLGLARHPEVTEGAAAAARTWGGGATGSRLVTGTTGLHTELERALADFCGFEAALVFSSGYAANLAAVTALGPHGSLIVSDAGNHASLIDGCRLARGERQVVGHADPEAVRKALAAHEGPAIAVSDTVFSVDGDKAPLAEVAAACREHGAGLVVDDAHGLGVLGDGGRGAPYEAGLAGAEDVVVTATLSKSLGSQGGVVLGPARVIDHLVNAARTFIFDTGLAPAAAGAALAALRLLEREPGRAARAREVAAELHGRLTAAGLEAVRPDAAVVSVRAPSPEQAVRWAADCRTAGLAVGCFRPPSVPDGISRLRLTARADLSGAEIERAVRVIGETRP
- the bioB gene encoding biotin synthase BioB; the protein is MDLLNTLVDKGLRRELPTREEALAVLATSDDDLLDVVAAAGKVRRHWFGRRVKLNYLVNLKSGLCPEDCSYCSQRLGSKADILKYTWLKPDEASQAAAAGLAGGAKRVCLVASGRGPTDRDVDRVSQTIKAIKEQNEGVEVCACLGLLSDGQAERLREAGADAYNHNLNTSEGTYGDITTTHTYADRVETVQKAHAAGLSACSGLIAGMGETDEDLVDVVFSLRELDPDSVPVNFLIPFEGTPLAKEWNLTPQRCLRILAMVRFVCPDVEVRIAGGREVHLRTMQPLALHLANSIFLGDYLTSEGQAGKADLDMIADAGFEVEGAGEVTLPEHRAAAVGGGCGSHAETGCGSHAEAGCGSHAEAGCGSHEGGGVCGTAAVATAAEPRTDLVAVRRRGAGTDLAPNA